In Exiguobacterium sp. 9-2, the genomic window AGAGCCGTCCTGTTTTCTTGCGATCTGCTGTGTATACATCCCACTGTTCCATCTTGCATCATTCCCCTTTTTAACTGATGAAAGACGAGTTATTCGAGCTTTCCTCCGCTTTGACGCAATCAATCGCGACGACGAGGGCGATCAATAATTCTTCCATCGCTTCATCTTCGACTTCAATCATGTACTGATCGGTCCAAGAAATCCACTTTTTCTGCACGCGACCAATCCGTTGTCCCTGTTGCAGGACTTCAAAATCGACATCCCACCAGTCGCCTGTGACTTCGAACTGATCCGAGTTGATTGTATAACGATCCTTGAAGAACGTGAACTCTTTGATGATTTCGAATGATTGTCCCACTGCTTCGACATAAAAGACCGGACGGAAACTAAACGTTTTTTTCTCGATTTCAGCAACGACTTCTCCGTTTCGGTTCGTTACGGTGAAGGTCTTCGGTAATTTCATAAAACTTCCCTCAATGTGATACGCATCGTGTCCTTCTTCGTCCTGAATCGCAAATCGTCCACGCAAACTGAAGGCTTTTTGTTTCATATAAAGTGTATGCATACCGGTCTCCTCCTTTAATGTATAGTCTTATTTACGACATTACTGACAGAAAAGATTCAAAATCTGGAAATAGCCAGTTGGTGCAGTTTGTAACAGAAGCTTCAGTGGTATCAACTTACATAACACGAATCTACGGGAAAGAAGGAATTTTGATGTCTATCGATACGATTGTGCTCTTCATTTTACTCGCCATCGCCCTGTTGATCATCCTTGTTCCACCCCTCCTCTTTTGGCACGTCTGGCGCGCCGATCGTCGCCAACAAGAACATGCGGTCCTGCGCAACTTCCCCGTCCTCGGAAAGATGCGCTATATCCTCGAAAACATGGGACCGGAACTCCGCCAATACTTATTTCTCAACAATAACGAAGGCAAACCCTTCTCTCGCAATGAATATAAGACAGCCGTCCTTTCTGGCAAATATCAAAGTCGGATTCTTAGTTTTGGCTCGGAACGTAATTTTGAAGAAGCTGGTTTTTATGTACAAAACGCCCTCTTTCCAACGAATCGACAGGAATTACGGATCGATCAATCAGAACGTGTCGATACGCACATCTATCAGATTGATCGCGATGAACTGTTTACGCGGAAAGAACATCTCGTTGCCAAGCAAATCTCACCCTATCTCTTGAAAATGGAGGATGCACCGATCATTGGTGCGACGACGTGTCGGCACCCTTATCAAATCCAAGGACTGATTGGTCAATCGGCAATGAGTTTTGGTGCACTCGGTGACCGGGCCATTACCGCTCTCTCGATCGGACTTGGTCGTGCTAAAGGAAGCTGGATGAATACCGGTGAAGGCGGGCTATCCGACTTTCATCTCAAAGGTGATGTCGACATCATCTGTCAGATTGGTCCCGGGCTGTTCGGCGTCCGGACGGAGGACGGCGACTTTTCGTTCGACGAGTTTCAGAAAAAAAGTGAGTTACCACAAGTCAAAGCCTTCGAACTCAAACTTGCCCAAGGGGCTAAAACGCGTGGTGGACATTTAGAAGGCGCAAAGGTCACGGAAGAGATTGCTGCTGTCCGGAAAGTCAAAGTCGGTGTTGGCATCGATAGTCCGAATCGCTTTAACGAATTCACGACACCAGAGACGATGCTCGACTGGGTCGAACGTCTCCGTGAGATCGGCGGCAAACCGGTCGGGATTAAAGTCGTCGTCGGTAATCTCGAAGACATGCGGCAGTTGATTGCTTATATGGAAGAATCCGGTCGTCATCCAGACTTCATGACGGTCGACGGTGGCGAAGGAGGGACAGGCGCGACGTTCCAAGAACTTGCGGATGCTGCCGGCCTACCACTCTTTTCCGCTTTACCGTTCGTTCATCAACTTTTGACGGAAGCCGGTTTACGCGACAAGGTCAAAGTGTTCGCATCCGGTAAGCTGATCAGTGCTGATAAGATTGCGATCGCTCTCGCCCTCGGCGCTGACTTCGTCAACATCGCGCGTGGTTTAATGTTTAATGTCGGCTGTATTCAAGCCCAAGTTTGTCATACGAATCACTGTCCGGTCGGCGTTGCGACGACTGATCCGAAACTGCAGAAGGCGCTGATCGTCGACGAAAAGAGTTTCCGCGTGACGAACTACATCATCTCGTTACGAGAAGGACTCTACAATCTGACGGCGGCAGCAGGACTCGTCTCACCGACGGAACTTCGCCCAGAACACGTCATCTATAAGGACGAAGCCGGACACCTGATTCCGGGTCCAGACTGGATGGCACGGCATATGATGGATCGCTCTCTTTCCTCACGGTAACGAATAGCACTCACTTGCACTTTTTAGCGAGAGCGCTTAAAGTGTATAGTTGATGAAATTCTTTAACCACACATGTGCATTACCTTAAGGAAAGGGTTTAATATACTATGAAAAAGAACTTTTGGCAGGACTTACCACGACCATTTTTCGTCTTAGCACCGATGGAAGACGTCACCGACGTCGTCTTCCGCCACGTCGTCGCAAAAGCGGCGCGTCCGGACGTCTTCTTCACGGAATTCACGAATACAGAAAGCTATTGTCACCCGAAAGGCAAACAGAGCGTCCGCGGACGTCTTGAGTTCACGGAGGATGAACAACCAATGGTCGCTCACATTTGGGGCGACAAACCGGAATATTTCCGCGAAATGAGTATCGGTATGGCAGAGATGGGCTTTAGCGGGATCGACATCAACATGGGCTGTCCCGTCCATAACGTTGCTGTTAACGGGAAAGGCTCTGGCTTGATCAATCGTCCGGAAGTCGCGGCTGAACTGATCCAAGCGGCAAAAGCGGGCGGTCTCCCAGTCAGCGTCAAAACGCGTCTCGGCTACACGAAGGTCGAAGAGTGGCATGATTGGTTGCGCCACATTCTCGAACAAGATATCGCGAACCTCTCGATTCACCTCCGGACTCGTAAAGAGATGAGCGCCGTTCCAGCGCACTTCGAATTAATTCCAGAAATCAAGAAGTTACGCGATGAGATCGCACCACAAACGTTATTGACGATCAACGGGGATATCAACGATCGCCAACACGGTCTGGAACTCGTTGAGAAATACGGTGTCGATGGTGTCATGATCGGTCGTGGGATCTTCCACAACCCATTCGCATTCGAAGTCGAGAAAAGAGACCATTCGAGCCAAGAACTCCTTGACTTGTTACGTCTACAACTCGATCTACACGATCATTACTCGTCTCAATTCGAGCCCCGTCTCTTCAAGCCATTACGTCGGTTCTTCAAGATTTATGTCCGCGGATTCCGCGGTGCGAGTGAACTGCGGGTCAAATTGATGGAGACGAACTCAACGGACGAAGTGCGTGCTTTACTCGACGCTTTCGTTGAAGAAGAAGGTATTCACGAGGTCAACTCGTTTTCAATCTAACAGCAAAGCACGCCTCCCCGGCTCGAGGAAGCGTGCTTTTTTGGTGTCACCAGCGTTCGACGATTTGCCGCGTATCCGCACACCATTGTTCAAATTCTGAAGCATGTGTCAGTAATAAGAAACGTCGTTTCCCGAGTCGTCGATCGAGCCGTGCGATACCACGGATGAAAGGATGTGGATGAACAAGCGCTTGTTCGAATGCGAGGTTCGGGTACTGCAACAAGTCCTGTTGGATCTCGTAGTTTTCCAAGTATCCGTCTTGTTTGACTTGTCGTTCGATCTCAGCGGATAACGCATGCGACTGCTTCAACCAGTCGGACTGCCATAGCAATCCGGCTGGTTTTTCCGGTAACTGTGCAGCTTGTAACGCGTAGCGCCGATCGACTTCCCGTTCGAAGTTAAAGTCGTCTGCTCCGAGAATCTCTTCTCCGTCAAACGTCATCCAGACGCGACTAGGACTATCTTGAATCCGGTAGACGGCGGCGTGAAAAGCAATCCGTCCCTGTAACGACGGGGCAAGCAGTTGCTCGACCCGTTTTTTGATGATGGAAAACTGCACACAATCCGTCCTTTCCGTCCGACTAATTTGATTAGCCGTTCTTCATATGAAACGACTCCGCAAGCGTGAACGTCAACTCTTTTAACTCGAGACCACCGAGTGCAAAGTAGAGTTTTAAATAGTTATGCGGATTGAAGACGAAGACGTCCTTCGTCTGACTGACCCACTCGCCGTTCGTTCCATTGAAGGTGAAGGTTGCAACCGGCATGTTGTTCGCAAACAACGTCACTGGCATCTGCGCCAGTTCACCAGCATTCGAACGTGCCGTCAACGTGACCTGATACATCCCTGTCTCTTCCGCCGTGATAGCGAAGACATGACTGCTGCCTGTCGTCGTCGTGACGTCCGTTAACGGGAAGGCATCTCCACTGACGAGGCGTTGGTGCGAGACGGCTTGCTCTTCAAGTGTCTCTTCTTCAATCGGTGCCCCGAGAACTTCGACCGGTGATACTGTTCCCATCACACGGTCCATGACCGGTGAACGCAACAGGAACTGACAGATGTTCGCAGCACTCCGCAGTAACTCGGAACGTCGAAGTGTTCCGTCGGCAAGAGCCGTCAACGTATCGTCCTCGAACGGATTCGTTCCTGGTTCGCCAACGACCATGTAGAGATCGTTTTGCGAACGGACCATCGTCGCCGTTTGCTGACGGTTTGCTTCCAAACCTTCCGCATTGATTTTCGCCCACCAGTCCGTCATGACGATTCCGTCAAAGCCCCATTCATCACGTAGGATGCGCGTGTTCTGATCATATAAGCCAGCAGTCCAGATGCCATTGACGGCACCATACGTCGTCATGATCGAGTATGCTTTTCCGTCTTTGACTGCCATCTCGAACCCTTTCAGGTACAACTCACGTAACGCCCGTTCTGACACGATCGAATCCAGATCATGCCGGTGGAACTCTTGGTTGTTGGCACTAAAGTGCTTCAACGTTCCTGTCACACCCACACGGTGCATCCCGTCGAGTTGTGCCACGGCCATTTTTCCAGTCAGATACGAATCCTCCGAGAAATACTCGAAGTTTCGTCCGTTGAGTGGATGACGATGGAGATTCATCCCGGGTCCAAGCAATGTATCAATCTCGTTTTTCCGTAACTCAAGACCGGTCATCTCAAATAGATCGGCAATCAACGTCGTATTAAACGTCGAAGCCAGCAACGTTCCGTTCGGTAACGAGAAGGCTTTCGTTCCGATGTCCATCCGGATTCCGGACGGACCATCCGCGCAACAGCCTGCTGGAATACCGAGCGCTTCGAGTTCTGTCGTCACGCCACCGAAGGCGCCCGCCGTTCCCGGAGTGACACGCGGTGAGTTCATCCCTTCCCCCCGAACGATTGCCGCGAGATCCGCATCCGTCAATTGATCGAGGAACGTCTCGAGCGTGACACGTTCTTCTTTGACGTCGCGTAACTTCCAACCGGCATCTTCTGCCTGTGTCCGTTCAACGGGACGCTCCTGTTGACGACGCTGTTCCGGATCGATCGTCCGCAGTGGTGTCGCTTCATATGTCACCGTATATCCCGTTTCGGTCGCTTGCGGTTTGATACGTTCAAACGCCGTCACCGGTGCCATGTTTTCCGTTAAGACGTCCGTGACGTCAAGCGTCTCAACGGAATGGCTTGCGACTGGAACCGCCGACCGGACGTCCGTCCCGAGATAGAGCTGATACGCGCCAGGTTCAATGACATAAGACGACTTATGCCCGGTAACGCCACTATCGTCATAACTCGCAAACGAGGCGAACGGTACGACGAGTGTGAGAGATTCTTGCTCGCCCGGTGCGAGTTCTTTTGTCTTTCCGAACGTCACGAGTTGACGCGTTGGGTTACCGAGTTGTCCTTGTGGTTTCTCAAGGTATCCTTGTATGACTTCCTTCCCGCTCGTCTGCCCGGTATTCGTCACTGTCGCTGTAATCGTCCAGGCATCAGCTGACGTCGTCACATCTGTCGCAAGGTTGAACGACGTATACGATAATCCGTAGCCGAACGGATACAAGACCGCTTCCGGTGCGAACGTCTCAAAATAACGGTACCCGACATAGATGTCTTCCTGATACAACGAACGATCAGCGTGACCGAAGTGGGGTGTCGACGGATAATCATCGAGTGAACGGACAATCGTATCCGGTAGTTTCCCGGATGGCGAGATGCGTCCAAGCAAAAGATCACTCAGCCCGGTGCCACCTTCCATCCCCCCTTGCCACGCGTAGAGGACAGCACTTGGCGCCGTCTCTTCGACCCAGCGCATATCGATGATGTTCCCAACGTTCAAAACGACGACAGTTTGTTTGAAGTGTGTCGTCACGAGACGGAGCATCTCCTGTTCCGTCTCCGTTAAAAAATAACTTCCTGGATCCGCTGTATTATCGCGATCTTCCCCAGCCGTGCGACCGATCATGATCAAGGCAACATCGGAATCAAGCGCTGCTTGCTGAACGAGCGTCGCGTCAAGCGGCATCTCTTCTTGCGACCATGGCTCGGCTGCCCAGCCTTCACCTTGGTCAAACGGATGGTCTTCAAGCCATGTTTCGTACGCCTTGAGGACGTCCGTATTCAGTGTCACGTCTTCGCGCAACATGTCGAGTGGACTAACGAGGTTCGTGACGTTGACCATCCCGCCTGATCCTGTGCCACTTTTATAGTAGTTGAACTGGTTACGTCCAAAGACAGCGACCGTCGATGCAGGTTGCAACGGGAGCACACCATCATTGTGTAAGAGGACCGCCCCTTCCGCGACGGTTTGTCGTGCGAGTTTTGTATAGGCTTGCCAATCGAGCGTGTATGTCATGCGTCATCCACCTTTGTTAGTTAGTTTGAGAAAAAAGTCGTTTTAAGTCCTTCGCGATTTCGTCTAAGCTGTCTTCGGCTTGCGGATACAGACCGAGTTTATCAAGAAAGGCATGTTCCATCCCGCGGTAGTGGAGATAACGGGTCTTGACGCCAGCGCGCGCGAGCTTTTTCGCATACGCTTCCCCTTCAAGACGTAAGTAATCAAACTCCCCTGTAATAACGATTGCCTCTGGTAAATCGGTGAGCGTCGCGAACAACGGCGAGATCCGTGGATCCTTCGAATCACTTGCTTGGACATACCATTGCTCGAGAACACCTTCTTCATCTTGTAGCGACAAAATGATCCGTTCAAGTAACTCAGGTTCCGTTTGTCGGTCATATGCTTCAAGCGTCCAGTCATATTCCGAATTCGGATGTTCACCGACATTAACGACCGGATAATATAAGACTTGATAGCGAATATACGGCGTCGGACGCTCGCGGTCGAGTAGACAACAGACCGTCGCTAAGTTCCCACCGGCACTATCGCCGGCAACCGCGATTGCGCCTGGATCAATCCCAAGTCGATCAGCGTGTTCGACTGCCCAATCGATCGCTGCATGACAATCTTCAAGCCCTGTCGGAAACGGATGCTCTGGCGCCAATCGGTAGCCGACCGACAAGACAGCGACGTTCCCTTTATCTGCTAATGCCTTACATGGATTCTCGACCGTCTCGAGCGTGCCACCGAAAAAACCACCGCCATGGAAATAGACGACGAGCGGGAGCGGACGCGCTGCTTCTGGACGATACAGCCGTGCTTCGATCGTGGTATCGGGTCTTGGAATCGAGAGGACGTTTGTTGAAATCTGCCGTGTCGTCATATCTTCATTGTCCCAGCCCATTCCGGCACGCGCCAGTTCGACTGGCGACGCCCCTTCTGGAATCGAGACCGATGGACGCTGCGTGAGGACGACCTCATGGACACGCGGATCGAGTGTCCCTGGAGTCGAGACGTCAGGAATCGGCTTATCGACGATCTCAAGTCCGTCTTGATGGATGGATGAACGATTTCGTAACGTTCGCAGTAAATCTTGCATTGATGTGGTAGACAATTGGATCGCTTCCTTTCTTATCAAATGGTTATCGAAAGCGCTTTCGATAACCATTAAAAAAATTTCGAATGCCACTTTTTAAAAAAGAGACCGCTTACATCACAATATACCTGTCTTTGGCAGGAGAAGCAAATGTTTCACCTAAAAAAATCAGCGCAGTCGCCTGCGCTGATCCTCATCGTAATTGTTCTTGTGAAACGATCGTAAAACCATCAATGACCGTGTCTTCCTCGACCTCGATCAACAGGCAGCGTTTCCCTTGGTAGTTGACTTGTTTGACGTACTTCAAGTCTTGCGGACTGATTGCGATGTTCGCGACCTTCGTATTGATTTTAATCGATTTCGCTTCATAGTTCGGGACGATGTTACTCGCTTTCATCTCGTATGTTGGATCGTCAACGACCGTCTTGAACGCCCGTTCGACCTGCTCCGTGCTGACATCTTCGACACCACTTGCCTTGAGCACACGCTCGACTTCCTGAACGTCGAGCATCGGTACTTCTTCCTCATCTTGATCCTCTTCGACGACGATCAACTGGTTGATGTTTTCATAGACACCGGCTAACGTCTTCGTATCCATCGATTCACCGACGACCGATTTGACGATTTCCTCGAAGATTGCTTTATCCTCATCTGCCGTGACGATCGGTTGACCGTTCAAGACATTTTCAAGGAAGCCGAAATCTGGTTTATTGGGCTTACCTGCCGCATACAAGACATGATTGACGTCTGCTGCATTGTCGGTGAAGGTCGGGAAGAGGAATCCACCAATCGGCGACGCTAGTTTGATGACCGGATTGATGAATAAGTTCGACTTGAATTCGCGTTCGACGAAATCAAAGACGAGTGATTGTTTCGGTAACTCCGTCAAGTTAAGGCTACCGAGAATGAACGGTGTCGTATAGACGTCGTCATTTGGATCGATCTCTGTCTCATCTGCTTGGCGCTTCGTCGTTTTATAGTATTGTCCGCGAATGAACGTGACGACGAGGTCATTCTCGTACTGGACGTCTTGGACCATCTTCAACGCCATCGTCTGCATCTGTTCAACCCAGTCCTCCGGCTCTTCCGCATACAGTCCTTCGTAAAGAAGCTGCTGCGTATGACCCGTCTCTCCTTCTTCCGGATGCGTGAACTTGACCTCGAACAACTTGACGTCGAGTTTTCCACCTAATACTTTCTTGAAGTTCGCGAAGAACAGCTCCTGTTGTTCCGGATCAAGCAATGGAAACGGTCGGGCTTCCTCATGATAGATTTCGCTCGTCTCTTTTCGGATATAGACGTTGTAGATTTCATGGATTTTTAGTAAATCGGCATCCATCTTGAAGTGACGACGGATGTCGGCGATGTCTTTTTTATTCATGCATACCAGCTCCTCGAATCATTAAAATCCTGCTTCCTGAAAAGCGTACCATATGCGAGATGACCCGACATCTTTTAGAAAATCAATGCGCACGGAATGAATACGCGCGTGTGACAGGATTAACGATCTCATATTCATATTCTTGGTGGGCAGCGCGAGCTTGCGCGATGCAATTATCTAGTTCTTTTGTGTTGAAATAACGTTGCGCTTCCGTCAACGTGCCACTTACGACTAAAAATACGCCGAACACGATCAACCATCCTCTAATTCGTTCGTTCATTATGTAGTCTCCTTTCTTCTCCACCTAAATCCTAACATCAGACCCTTCTATATAATGACAAAAGTTTAATTTTAATAACATTTACACGATATTCATTTTTTCCTAAATAAGTGATGCCATACTAAAAATTGTGAAGGGTGTCTTCACATCATCTCGTCTCATACATAGGAGGAATGACACGTGTTCAAAGCCATCAAGTCCATCGTCATCACTACGCTCGTCTGCCTGACCGCTTTCCAATTCGATACGACGTCTGTTTCCGCATTACCTTCAGGCATCTCTTCGAAAGCGACGGCCCAGTCTCAACTCGATGCCTTAACGGTTAAAACAGAAGGCAGCATGACCGGTTATTCACGTGATTTGTTCCCGCACTGGAGCAGTCAAGGAAGCGGCTGTGACACACGACAAGTCGTCTTAAAACGTGACGCCGATTCATATGTCGGATCGTGCCCCGTTACATCCGGTTCTTGGTATAGTTACTATGACGGACTGACATTCACGAATCCGTCTGACCTCGACATCGATCACGTCGTACCGCTTGCCGAAGCATGGCGCTCAGGAGCAAGCAGTTGGACGACAACGACTCGTCAAGCATTCGCAAACGATTTAACAGGTCCGCAATTGATCGCTGTCTCTGCAAGCTCGAACCGTTCAAAAGGGGATCAGGATCCGTCGACATGGAAGCCAACACGGGCAGGTGCGAGCTGTGCTTACTCGAAGATGTGGATTAATACGAAGAGCCGCTGGAACCTTAGCTTACAGTCGAGTGAAAAAACAGCCTTACAAACGATGTTGAACACATGTACATACTAAAAAGGAGTCGATTCGATGGAAACGAAAATCTCTACCTTTACCGCCACACATGGTGTCATGACGCAAGAAGTTGGTGTCATCAGCGGTGAACTCGAACTCCGGACGACCTGTCAGGAGGACGGAACGTTGGAACTGAAGATTGCTTACGTCGGAGCAATAGACGTCTATACGTTACCCGGCAATTATCGTATTCATGACGTTCGGGATCATGACGTCATCCATCAGATGCTCGTCAATGTACTAGAGCGAACATAATGAAAAACAGACGCTGTCCAAGTTAATGGGCGGCGTCTATTTTCGTTCTGTATATTCAAAATCAGATTGTCATTATTTACTAAATCATGCGTTTTCTCTGACGTTCTATCCGGTATAGTGAAAACAACGTCATTATCCTTTCGGGAGGAATACTTCATGCGAAACGTTTTGATCCCAACCGGCGTCATCTTAAGTGGTGCAGGTCTCTACATGGCACTAGAAAGTCATGTTCCTGCGTTACTCGTTACCGGCATCATCATGCTATTTGGTTGCGGTATTGGTATCATCACGAAAGAAAAGTCGGAATAATCCATAGATCCAGTCAGGAGGATAAATATGATTCAACAATTCATCGAGGAACAGCAGTCACACGATACTATTGGCGGGTTTATCGCTAAGTCTGTTGACCCGATCCTCGCCCACGTTAATCCATCACGTTTACAAGACAACGATCTTGTACTATTGATTCAAGCTGATCAATCGATTGTTATCTCTTTCGCTAATTCACAAGATCAATCAGATTGGACGCCAATATCACGAGAGCAGATTCATCAATCGAAAAGTCTACTCGCACCTAAGACATGCTATTTCAAAATTAAGCACGGTGAATATGCCGGAACCTATTTGATTTCACCGGATTTGATTGTGAATGATCAGTTTAAGAAAGAAGCGGACTATATGAAATTTATAACAGTATAATAACTCAATAAAACTCAATCGAAATATTTTTATATTCATTCGATTTCAAAATAAGATGTTAACAACTTTTGGGTAGACTGATCTGCTTTTTCTAAAAGTCCTTCACTTATCTTTTTCTTTTCCACCTTTTCTTTATTCTTACTTATGACATCGAACACAGTTTGTGGCGGGTAGTCCGATAGAATGTTTTCCTTTATATCTTCTATCTCGCATTCTGATTATCGCATCGAATACGTCTTCTTGAAAATCGATATCTGCTTTGACATCCATTTTTAAATCTCTTTAAATTTCTATCTTTATTCATATTTTGGCATATTTGATATTATATAATTATACTTATTAATTTCAGAAAAACGATTATATGAATATTTATGTTTATAAAATTATTCTTAACTTAAGTAGTGATTAGTTGTGTATACTTTTTAAAAGTCCTATAAAAATATACAGGAGGTATTTATGCAGTTACCACGATTTGACAATAATAAGGGGAGCAAAGGAGTTAATCTAGTTGAACGAAAAGTACTAGATGAATTAGAGTGGATCTTCAGAGAGCAGCCTACTCAAGACTATGGAATTGATGGCCATATGGAAGTAGTTGACGAGGAATTTGTCACTGGTAGATTAATTGCTATCCAGATTAAAGCAGGCAGTAGTTACTTAAAAGAGGAAACAAGTTCAGGTTTTGTGTTTAGAGGTAAGATAGAACATTACAATTATTGGACTAATCATTCATTACCAGTCATTTTAGTGTTGTGTGATTTAGAAAAAGGTGTTTGTTATTGGGAACAAATTAGTGAAGATAAAGTAGAACTAATTTCAGATACTAGTTGGAAGGTTGTAGTTCCAAAATTGCAGATTCTTGATCGGAAATCTTTCAGTAAACTTAAACAAATCGCTGAAAACACAACAGAGTATGAAAGAAGGTTAAATTCACTTGTTCTTTCAAGGGCATGGATGGAGGAATTATTAAACGGAAATAAAGTAATCTTAGAATCAGATGAATGGATTAATAAAACTTCTGGTATAGGTTCATTGATACTAAAAGTAATTGATACTGACACTGAAGATGAGAAAATTATTCTTAACTGGCCTATGGTGTTCTTCCCTCTTGAAAGTTACGAGGACGTATTCCCAGAGTTATTTCCTTGGGCCAAGTTTTCAGTCGATGAAGATTACTATGAGGAATATGATGAAGGAGAGTTTCTTGCTGATAATGCTGTGTGGGATAAAGAAGACGGTAAATACATGATTTTTGGTGACTATCAAGAATGGAGCAAGCGAAGACCTAACATAAGACCTTATATAATTCGTTATGGTGAAATTGCGTCTTATCGGTTAAATTTAGATTTAAATGAATTAGGACAATCCTTTGTACATCTTGATAACTATTTACGCAATGGAATTAAAAAAAATAAGTCTATAAGAAATAATAATTATACTAACTTCTTTTAAAAAGACTATTTTTTCTCGAATACTATTAAACCTTTTTGTTAGTATTAATGAATTATATTCGTCATCACGTAAAATGTCGAAGCCGCTATCGAGGGCTGAAAAAATGACGCTTCAAGCGATGATTACTTTCATTGCCTTAAACCTCAAAAACCTTGCGAATTGTTTCTGGGATTTTCTCGGGAATCCATGTCTTCACTACGTTTTAATAGGTAGTACATACAACAAACCCTCATTTCGTGATCGAAATGAAGGTTTGTCTATAATCTGAAAAGCTTATTGATAAAATAAGCTTTTTATTATTTTCCTTGTATTATCGTAATTTATTTAACCATACTTTATTAATAATAATTTCTATTCTCTGTTTTACCTCTATTTATGATACGACTCTCCATATCACATCTAAATGAGATTATATACTTTAAAGTTATATAAAAAGGAATCGAAGCCATATAGAAGTAAAAATTTTCTAAAAAACTATTGAGACTAATTAAAACTTTTTTGATTCCAAGGTAATCTCTAATTCAATTAATGAAAAGTATAATTTTGGGCTGCTTCTCAAAATTATCAATGTTTCTTTTTAAAAGGTAACTTTGAGTGTTCATTCATTAGAAATGATTGATAAAAATCAATTAAAAATGAATTTAAAAAATAACCTATTCAATATTAAGAAGTCATTAATGTCGACAGATTATTCTTTATTAATGTGAGCGTTTTTGACTTAGTGACTTAAATTAAAACTCTTTAGTAATTTTAAAGCATTGAAAGTATTGAACATTTTTATTTAGTACTTAATACGTTTTTTTGAACATTCGGCACTTAAAGCTTCTAAATCTAAATATAAGTACTTTTTTGAACTTTTTATTGGATAAGAGGAATAAATATAGTTAATAAATTCTGTCCAATTCATGTTCATTGTATCATCAATGACTTGATCAAGAATTGATTTAGTTATTCCTTCAATTTTTCGATTATCATAATAAAAGAAAATGTCATCTCTTAAACTAACAACTTCTTTTAAGGTTCCAAAGGAGTTAACTTCTTGTTTAACTTGCAATCTTCTGTCTTTTTTTGCTGCTTCAAATACATCACTCACGTAAGGACCATAATG contains:
- a CDS encoding LURP-one-related/scramblase family protein, whose translation is MHTLYMKQKAFSLRGRFAIQDEEGHDAYHIEGSFMKLPKTFTVTNRNGEVVAEIEKKTFSFRPVFYVEAVGQSFEIIKEFTFFKDRYTINSDQFEVTGDWWDVDFEVLQQGQRIGRVQKKWISWTDQYMIEVEDEAMEELLIALVVAIDCVKAEESSNNSSFIS
- a CDS encoding FMN-binding glutamate synthase family protein, coding for MSIDTIVLFILLAIALLIILVPPLLFWHVWRADRRQQEHAVLRNFPVLGKMRYILENMGPELRQYLFLNNNEGKPFSRNEYKTAVLSGKYQSRILSFGSERNFEEAGFYVQNALFPTNRQELRIDQSERVDTHIYQIDRDELFTRKEHLVAKQISPYLLKMEDAPIIGATTCRHPYQIQGLIGQSAMSFGALGDRAITALSIGLGRAKGSWMNTGEGGLSDFHLKGDVDIICQIGPGLFGVRTEDGDFSFDEFQKKSELPQVKAFELKLAQGAKTRGGHLEGAKVTEEIAAVRKVKVGVGIDSPNRFNEFTTPETMLDWVERLREIGGKPVGIKVVVGNLEDMRQLIAYMEESGRHPDFMTVDGGEGGTGATFQELADAAGLPLFSALPFVHQLLTEAGLRDKVKVFASGKLISADKIAIALALGADFVNIARGLMFNVGCIQAQVCHTNHCPVGVATTDPKLQKALIVDEKSFRVTNYIISLREGLYNLTAAAGLVSPTELRPEHVIYKDEAGHLIPGPDWMARHMMDRSLSSR
- a CDS encoding tRNA dihydrouridine synthase; amino-acid sequence: MKKNFWQDLPRPFFVLAPMEDVTDVVFRHVVAKAARPDVFFTEFTNTESYCHPKGKQSVRGRLEFTEDEQPMVAHIWGDKPEYFREMSIGMAEMGFSGIDINMGCPVHNVAVNGKGSGLINRPEVAAELIQAAKAGGLPVSVKTRLGYTKVEEWHDWLRHILEQDIANLSIHLRTRKEMSAVPAHFELIPEIKKLRDEIAPQTLLTINGDINDRQHGLELVEKYGVDGVMIGRGIFHNPFAFEVEKRDHSSQELLDLLRLQLDLHDHYSSQFEPRLFKPLRRFFKIYVRGFRGASELRVKLMETNSTDEVRALLDAFVEEEGIHEVNSFSI
- a CDS encoding SF0329 family protein, whose amino-acid sequence is MQFSIIKKRVEQLLAPSLQGRIAFHAAVYRIQDSPSRVWMTFDGEEILGADDFNFEREVDRRYALQAAQLPEKPAGLLWQSDWLKQSHALSAEIERQVKQDGYLENYEIQQDLLQYPNLAFEQALVHPHPFIRGIARLDRRLGKRRFLLLTHASEFEQWCADTRQIVERW